One genomic segment of Amycolatopsis sp. Hca4 includes these proteins:
- a CDS encoding response regulator transcription factor produces MTAILIWDKRKSVRRGLTRLLSGIPGVSRVDCVADGDELLRRHSRERGDVVFVGTMSGPDRGSCPDVAKVVSRLVVADPQAYVVALGEQDVGDTKAIVESGVRGYVRWNVTEHELVAALAHIVALASVSVAQRLRPRELEVLRGMAAGNTNMAIARQMGISEDTVKSHARTVFRKLEVKERAHAVAEGFRRGLLR; encoded by the coding sequence GTGACAGCGATCTTGATCTGGGACAAGCGCAAGAGCGTGCGGCGGGGGTTGACACGCCTGCTGAGCGGAATCCCCGGGGTGAGCCGGGTCGATTGCGTGGCCGATGGTGATGAGCTGCTCAGAAGGCACTCCCGGGAACGTGGTGATGTGGTGTTCGTCGGGACGATGTCTGGGCCGGACCGGGGTTCGTGCCCGGATGTTGCGAAAGTCGTCAGCCGCCTGGTGGTTGCCGACCCGCAAGCTTACGTCGTGGCCTTGGGCGAGCAGGATGTCGGCGACACGAAAGCGATCGTCGAGAGCGGCGTGCGGGGTTACGTGCGGTGGAACGTGACCGAGCACGAACTTGTCGCCGCGCTGGCACACATCGTAGCTTTGGCGTCCGTCTCCGTCGCCCAGCGGCTCAGGCCACGTGAGCTCGAAGTGCTGCGCGGCATGGCAGCGGGCAACACCAACATGGCAATCGCCCGGCAGATGGGGATTTCCGAAGACACCGTGAAATCTCATGCTCGCACGGTGTTCAGGAAGCTCGAGGTCAAAGAACGGGCACACGCCGTCGCCGAAGGGTTCAGACGAGGCCTTCTCCGCTGA
- a CDS encoding Asp23/Gls24 family envelope stress response protein, which produces MAETTSKAPAATASKDKTTGVLVTAQGATTIADTVVQKIAGLATREVAGVHALGGGVSRAFSAIRERIPGASASAGQGVSVEVGEKQAAVDLQIVVEYGVSIADVARSVRRTVITGVERMTGLEVVEVNIAVGDLRLPGEDEGESADTGRVR; this is translated from the coding sequence ATGGCTGAGACGACTTCGAAGGCTCCGGCTGCCACGGCGTCGAAGGACAAGACGACCGGTGTGCTGGTCACGGCTCAAGGGGCGACGACGATCGCGGACACCGTGGTGCAGAAGATCGCCGGGCTGGCCACCCGGGAAGTTGCCGGAGTGCACGCACTCGGTGGTGGTGTCTCCCGCGCGTTCTCCGCGATCCGCGAGCGCATCCCGGGCGCGTCGGCTTCCGCGGGCCAGGGCGTCTCGGTCGAGGTGGGGGAGAAGCAGGCCGCGGTGGATCTGCAGATCGTGGTCGAGTACGGCGTGTCGATCGCCGATGTGGCGCGGTCGGTGCGGCGCACCGTGATCACCGGCGTGGAGCGGATGACCGGGCTGGAGGTCGTCGAGGTCAACATCGCCGTCGGCGATTTGCGGCTGCCCGGCGAGGACGAGGGCGAGAGCGCCGACACCGGCCGGGTGCGGTGA
- a CDS encoding CsbD family protein, giving the protein MSLGDKIGNKADDLGGKAKEAAGKVTGDDELRAEGQSDQAKAGLKDAVENVKDAVGDVADKVKNVLKKD; this is encoded by the coding sequence ATGTCGTTGGGTGACAAGATCGGGAACAAGGCCGACGACCTCGGCGGCAAGGCCAAGGAGGCTGCGGGCAAGGTGACCGGCGACGACGAGCTGCGCGCCGAGGGCCAGTCCGATCAGGCCAAGGCCGGTCTCAAGGACGCCGTCGAGAACGTCAAGGACGCGGTCGGCGACGTCGCCGACAAGGTGAAGAACGTGCTGAAGAAGGACTGA
- a CDS encoding phosphatase PAP2 family protein, giving the protein MSVLDRPRSPVRGLVAAGVAALAVFIALLISAAANSGWAATFDQDLHTWLLAHRTATLTLLARTATVTATPVVATVLVLAIAAGIGTGTVSARLRRASLVGAIMAPALLARYGLSLLVARQRPPREDWAWHASGQSFPSGHTTAAALAAGLVGWLAIHRVTSRACRCLLWMVAAGYVVLIAWTRTYLGVHWPTDVLAGAAFAITWLCVAFIVRELTTHAQRPRDRHPAAPGEP; this is encoded by the coding sequence ATGTCCGTGCTCGACCGGCCGCGCTCCCCCGTCCGGGGTCTCGTGGCCGCGGGTGTCGCGGCGCTCGCGGTGTTCATCGCGCTGCTGATATCGGCTGCCGCGAACAGCGGCTGGGCCGCGACGTTCGACCAGGATCTCCACACGTGGTTGCTCGCCCACCGCACGGCGACGCTGACCCTGCTCGCGCGGACGGCCACGGTCACGGCGACCCCGGTGGTGGCGACCGTTCTGGTGCTCGCGATCGCCGCGGGGATCGGCACCGGCACCGTTTCGGCGCGGCTGCGCCGTGCGAGCCTCGTCGGTGCGATCATGGCGCCGGCCCTGCTGGCCCGGTACGGCCTGTCGCTGCTCGTGGCCCGTCAGCGTCCCCCTCGCGAGGACTGGGCGTGGCACGCCTCGGGGCAGTCGTTCCCCTCGGGACACACGACCGCAGCCGCCCTCGCCGCCGGACTCGTCGGCTGGCTGGCCATCCACCGTGTCACCAGTCGCGCGTGCCGTTGTCTGCTGTGGATGGTCGCGGCCGGATACGTCGTCCTCATCGCCTGGACTCGTACCTACCTCGGTGTCCACTGGCCGACCGATGTCCTCGCCGGTGCCGCCTTCGCCATCACCTGGCTCTGCGTCGCATTCATCGTGCGGGAGCTGACGACGCACGCGCAGCGACCGCGGGACCGCCACCCGGCTGCACCCGGCGAGCCGTGA
- a CDS encoding alpha-amylase family glycosyl hydrolase: MVASSALRWDDAVVYQLYLRSFADSGGDGVGDLGGVIDHLDYIAGLGVDAVWLNPCYPSPQADHGYDVADFTGINPEYGDLATFDRLVGAAHARGLRVLMDLVPNHCSDQHPWFREAVAAAPGSPARDRFLFRDGRGERGEEPPNNWRATFGGPAWTRVDEADGTPGQWYLHLFTPQQPDFNWRNPAVADYFDDVLRFWFDRGVDGFRIDVCHGLLKDRELSDWDPADGAYNARSWNQPEVHRIYRRWRSLTQSYGDRDLLLVGEVWVPTAVDLAAYLRPDELHQAFYFDLLVQPWDAVALRDSIERALTATDSLPAWTLANHDVHRTVTRYGITDPEPAPPSNDAFAALMRPRGQVDAALGERRARAALLMLLALPGSAYLYQGEELGLPEVQEMPAAVRQDPVFHRTGGVEAGRDGCRVPLPWTSEGTAFGFSTAAPWLPQPDWFAKYAVSSQRRDQDSTLSLYHRVIAARRAWRRGGALTWLSPGEDGILAFTSGQLSCVVNTRATRFTVPRGWGRVVLRSDGSGGATLEGGTAAWLVPEDASGDARTPG; this comes from the coding sequence GTGGTTGCCAGTTCTGCGTTGCGCTGGGACGACGCCGTCGTCTACCAGCTCTACCTGCGCTCCTTCGCAGATAGCGGCGGCGACGGCGTGGGCGATCTCGGTGGGGTGATCGACCACCTCGACTACATCGCCGGCCTCGGGGTGGACGCCGTCTGGCTGAATCCGTGCTACCCGTCGCCGCAGGCCGACCACGGTTACGATGTCGCGGACTTCACCGGCATCAACCCGGAGTACGGCGACCTCGCCACGTTCGACCGGCTGGTCGGCGCGGCGCACGCCCGGGGCCTGCGCGTGCTCATGGACCTGGTGCCGAACCACTGCTCGGACCAGCACCCATGGTTCCGCGAGGCGGTGGCTGCGGCGCCCGGATCGCCGGCCCGAGACAGGTTCCTCTTCCGCGACGGGCGCGGGGAGCGCGGAGAAGAGCCGCCCAACAACTGGCGGGCGACCTTCGGCGGCCCGGCGTGGACGCGCGTCGACGAAGCCGACGGCACGCCGGGCCAGTGGTACCTGCACCTGTTCACCCCGCAGCAACCGGACTTCAACTGGCGCAACCCCGCGGTCGCCGACTATTTCGACGACGTTCTGCGGTTCTGGTTCGATCGCGGGGTCGACGGATTCCGCATCGACGTCTGCCACGGTCTGCTCAAGGACCGCGAGTTGTCGGACTGGGATCCCGCGGACGGTGCCTACAACGCTCGCAGCTGGAACCAGCCCGAGGTACACAGGATCTACCGGCGCTGGCGTTCGCTGACGCAGTCGTACGGGGACCGGGACCTGCTGCTCGTCGGCGAGGTATGGGTGCCGACGGCGGTGGACCTCGCTGCCTACCTCCGGCCGGACGAGCTGCATCAAGCCTTCTACTTCGACCTGCTCGTCCAGCCGTGGGACGCGGTCGCGTTGCGGGATTCCATCGAGCGCGCGCTGACGGCGACGGACTCGCTGCCTGCGTGGACGCTCGCCAACCACGACGTGCACCGGACAGTGACCCGCTACGGCATCACCGACCCCGAACCGGCACCGCCCAGCAACGACGCGTTCGCGGCCCTGATGCGACCCCGTGGCCAGGTCGACGCCGCGCTGGGGGAACGGCGGGCCCGCGCGGCCCTGCTGATGCTGCTCGCCCTGCCCGGCTCGGCGTACCTGTACCAGGGTGAAGAACTGGGGCTGCCGGAGGTGCAGGAGATGCCTGCCGCCGTCCGGCAGGACCCGGTCTTCCACCGCACCGGCGGGGTTGAAGCCGGCCGGGACGGGTGCCGGGTCCCGCTGCCGTGGACGTCCGAAGGCACCGCGTTCGGGTTTTCCACGGCGGCGCCGTGGCTCCCGCAGCCCGACTGGTTCGCCAAGTACGCGGTCAGCTCGCAACGCCGCGACCAGGACTCGACGCTCAGCCTGTACCACCGGGTCATCGCCGCCCGGCGCGCGTGGCGCCGGGGTGGTGCGCTGACCTGGCTGAGCCCCGGCGAGGACGGGATCCTCGCGTTCACGTCCGGGCAGCTGTCCTGCGTCGTGAACACCCGAGCGACCCGGTTCACGGTGCCACGTGGGTGGGGCAGGGTCGTTCTCCGCAGCGACGGCTCCGGCGGCGCGACGCTGGAGGGCGGCACCGCGGCCTGGCTGGTGCCCGAGGACGCCTCCGGGGACGCGCGGACACCGGGCTGA
- a CDS encoding LacI family DNA-binding transcriptional regulator: MASSLDEVARQAGVSPATVSRALRGVGRVSEATRARVVSAAAALDYVISPAASSLARGTTGTVGVVVPYVERWFFATLISAAERVLREAGISVLLYNVGDQEGRARFFHELPLRRRVDAVLVLSLPLSASEVDLLRDLAVPVVTVGLDAPGTDCVGIDDHAAATSAMRHLLHLGHRDIAFIGEDTPVPLGFTTPLRRRDAYRDALHEAGIADGALEVPGGFTIDGGERAMTRLLSGHRLPTAVFVASDEMAFGALRALRRAGLRPGRDISLIGFDDHDLADVLDLSTVAQPVLEQGKAAAQILLRRVRGDPDEPSRTVLDTHLVLRGSTAPQREAAGEHD, translated from the coding sequence GTGGCCAGCAGCCTCGACGAAGTCGCACGTCAGGCGGGCGTGTCACCCGCCACGGTCTCCCGCGCGCTCCGCGGGGTGGGGCGGGTGTCGGAGGCGACCCGGGCCCGGGTCGTGTCGGCGGCGGCCGCCCTCGACTACGTCATCTCGCCGGCCGCGTCCAGCCTCGCCCGCGGGACGACCGGCACCGTCGGGGTGGTCGTCCCGTACGTCGAGCGGTGGTTTTTCGCCACGCTGATCTCCGCCGCGGAGCGGGTGCTGCGCGAGGCCGGGATCAGCGTCTTGCTGTACAACGTCGGCGACCAAGAGGGCCGCGCCCGGTTCTTCCACGAACTGCCGCTGCGACGGCGGGTCGACGCCGTCCTCGTCCTGTCGCTGCCGCTGTCCGCGTCGGAAGTAGACCTCCTGCGTGACCTCGCGGTACCGGTGGTGACGGTCGGCCTGGACGCGCCCGGTACCGACTGCGTTGGCATCGATGACCACGCCGCCGCCACCTCGGCGATGCGGCACCTGCTGCACCTCGGCCACCGGGACATCGCGTTCATCGGCGAAGACACCCCCGTCCCCCTGGGTTTCACCACGCCGCTGCGCCGCCGCGACGCCTACCGCGACGCACTGCACGAGGCGGGCATCGCCGACGGTGCGCTCGAGGTCCCCGGTGGGTTCACCATCGACGGCGGCGAACGGGCGATGACGCGCCTGCTGTCCGGTCACCGGCTGCCCACGGCGGTGTTCGTGGCATCTGACGAGATGGCGTTCGGTGCCCTGCGCGCACTGCGCCGGGCGGGTCTGCGGCCGGGCCGGGACATCTCGCTGATCGGGTTCGACGACCACGATCTGGCCGACGTCCTGGACCTCTCGACCGTGGCCCAGCCGGTGCTTGAGCAAGGCAAGGCGGCGGCGCAGATCCTCCTGCGGCGGGTGCGAGGGGACCCGGACGAACCCAGCCGCACGGTGCTCGACACCCACCTCGTGCTGCGGGGCAGCACGGCTCCGCAGCGTGAAGCGGCCGGAGAGCACGACTGA